AGTCTTTCGCCCGGGTGTCAAAGTAGCTGGCTTTAAACTCAACATCATCACGCGCCGTCAGCAGATCGTCGAAACGCAATCCGAAGCCCGCCTCACGTGTGGCGTTGGTTTCCGGACGCAGGTTGGGATTGGGCACCCAGCGATTAACGTAACCTGGGAATGAAAAGTGCACACTGTCGTTATACAGTTCGCCCATGGTCGGGGCGCGGAACGCCTGGGCATATGAACTAAACAGCATCAGCCAGTCAGCAGGCGTGACCGACAACGCGGCGCGTGATGACCATTTATCCGCATCGACATCGGCATGACCGGCGCTGCTGCCGCTATAGCTGTCGAAGCGACTGCCCAGCAGCAGGGTAACCGGCAGATCGCGCAGGGTGATTTCATCCTGCAACCAGCCGGAGGCGAAGTCGATTTTCGCCTGCGGGAAACTGGTGGCGTTACCGCCCGGCTGCTGCTCCTGACGATAATATTCCCCCCCGTACGTCAGCTGATTCGCGGCAATACTGTCGCTGAACAGGCGGCTGTGGTTGTCCAGTTTCAGCCCTTTGGTGGTCTGCTGGCGCGAATCGCTGCCGGTTTCCCGCGTACCGGCATTAATACGTGTCTCTGACCAGTAACCGCTGACGCTGGCATCCAGCCAGGGGTTATCGGCCGGCTCGAGATGGTAACCCAGCTGCATATCGCGCTGAATGGTGGAGCGGTCAGTCATCGGGTTACTGACGCCCGGCTGACTCGCCTGCGGATTGCGTGGCTCCTGTGCGTTGTTATTGTAATAACGCAGACTGCCATTCAGGGTTTGCGCCTGATCCAGTTGCCAGTGACCTTTCGCCAGTAAATTGCTGATGCTTTCATCATTAGGCGCGGCGTCGCCGCTGCTCTGGCGAATATCACCGCGGTCGCGTGAACTCCACGCCAGTACGCCGTCGAGATCGTCGCTGCGCGCAAAGGCGCTGGCACCAAGTCCGAGGCTGTGATCGCCGCTGGCGCCGGTAGCAAACACCCGGTAACCACTGTTTTTTCCCGGCGCCAGCAGGTCGGCGGCATCAACGGTGTCAAAGGCGATCACCCCGCCAAGCGCGCCGCTGCCATACAGCAACGCCGCCGGGCCACGCACCACTTCTACACGTTTAATCAGCGCCGGATCGAGAAACACGCTGTTCAGGTGGCCGGTATCAGTTCCCTGCCGCACGCCGTCCACCAGCGTCAGCACGCCGCGCCGGTCATAACCGCGCATACTCAGATCCTGGCCGTTAGTGCGGCCGCTACCACTGACGGTGATACCGGGCACGCGACGTACCATATCGGCTGCGGAGGAGGCGGTTCTGGCTGAGGGCGCATCGCCGTCAATCACTGTCACCATCATCGGCGCTTCAAAAGTGCTGCGTGGTGTGCCAGTCGCTACCACTGTCATTTGTTCGGTTTTTTTGCGGGTGCTGTTTTCTTCACTGGTGTCAGTCACAGCCTGCGCGAAACAGGGCAAGCTACAGGTAATAGCCAGAGTCAGGCGCGACAGGCGCAGTCCGGCTGAAGGTAAGTTAAGCATCAGTGCAACTCTCCATATTGTACTTTATGCAGGAATTTGCTGGCTGGGTACCACGTAACCCCAGCTGGCGGTTGATAAATTTATTCGTGGGTAAGATCACCGCTCCGTAAACCCACCTGTTTAGTAATGCTAATTGTTTTCACAATGATAATCATTATCAACAAATGTTTCATTCAGGCAAGAACAAAATGTTAAAGGAGACGTGATGAAAGGAAGGAAATGTGAAATTGTGCAGTAGCGCTGGCCCTGACGGGCCAGCGCAGAAGATCAGAAACGACTGTCGACGGCATCCGCCAGCAAGGCCAGCACCGCTTCGCTGTCATCCCAGCCAAGGCAGGGATCGGTAATGGACTGACCGTAGGTCAGCGGCTGACCGGCAATCACTTTCTGCGTGCCTTCCTGCAGGAAGCTTTCAATCATCACCCCGGCAATGGCGTGGGAGCCGTCGCGGATCTGCCGGGCTACCGAAGCGGCGACATCCTTCTGACGGTGATGCTGCTTCAGGCAGTTGGCATGGCTGAAATCAATCACCAGCTGTTCAGGCAGATTAAATTCGCGCAGGCTGGCCGCCGCTGCCGCGATATCATCCGGGTGATAGTTGGGCTGTTTGCCGCCGCGCATAATAATATGCCC
This is a stretch of genomic DNA from Winslowiella toletana. It encodes these proteins:
- a CDS encoding TonB-dependent hemoglobin/transferrin/lactoferrin family receptor; its protein translation is MLNLPSAGLRLSRLTLAITCSLPCFAQAVTDTSEENSTRKKTEQMTVVATGTPRSTFEAPMMVTVIDGDAPSARTASSAADMVRRVPGITVSGSGRTNGQDLSMRGYDRRGVLTLVDGVRQGTDTGHLNSVFLDPALIKRVEVVRGPAALLYGSGALGGVIAFDTVDAADLLAPGKNSGYRVFATGASGDHSLGLGASAFARSDDLDGVLAWSSRDRGDIRQSSGDAAPNDESISNLLAKGHWQLDQAQTLNGSLRYYNNNAQEPRNPQASQPGVSNPMTDRSTIQRDMQLGYHLEPADNPWLDASVSGYWSETRINAGTRETGSDSRQQTTKGLKLDNHSRLFSDSIAANQLTYGGEYYRQEQQPGGNATSFPQAKIDFASGWLQDEITLRDLPVTLLLGSRFDSYSGSSAGHADVDADKWSSRAALSVTPADWLMLFSSYAQAFRAPTMGELYNDSVHFSFPGYVNRWVPNPNLRPETNATREAGFGLRFDDLLTARDDVEFKASYFDTRAKDYIYPEVNFPAGTTYNTNLPEAKIWGWDMNLKYNHPLFSWNLAYNRTRGKDSNSGEWISSLNPDTVTSMVDIPLAQSPFSVGWVGTFAERSSHISAQYASQPGYAVNDFYLRYQGQDRYKGIATTLVLGNAFDKEYYSSQGIPQDGINGKVFVSYQW